One stretch of Bosea vaviloviae DNA includes these proteins:
- a CDS encoding thiamine phosphate synthase, with translation MSNAPTPTRLMLVTPLVADAEAMAFRLMQAFAGGDVAAVLLRLSEGDERSKIERVKRLVGPVQSANVALIVEAPALVATRGGADGVHLTNGPEAVAEARSSLKNERIIGAGSLRARHDAMDIGEAGVDYVMFGEPRPDGSLPLLAAVIERASWWAEIFETPCVAYAPDAESIAALVETGAEFVALGAWAFDEACDIRALVTQANVAIAAHAARKAAR, from the coding sequence ATGAGCAACGCACCCACACCCACCCGCCTGATGCTCGTCACCCCGCTTGTCGCGGATGCCGAGGCGATGGCCTTCCGCCTGATGCAGGCCTTCGCCGGCGGCGACGTCGCGGCCGTGCTGCTGCGCCTGTCCGAGGGCGACGAACGCAGCAAGATCGAGCGCGTCAAACGCCTCGTCGGCCCCGTCCAGTCGGCCAATGTCGCGCTCATCGTCGAGGCCCCGGCGCTTGTCGCCACGCGCGGCGGCGCCGACGGTGTCCACCTCACCAACGGGCCGGAAGCCGTCGCCGAGGCGCGCTCCAGCCTGAAGAACGAGCGCATCATCGGCGCCGGGTCGTTGCGCGCGCGCCACGACGCCATGGATATCGGCGAGGCGGGCGTCGACTATGTGATGTTTGGCGAGCCGCGCCCGGACGGCTCATTGCCGCTCTTGGCCGCGGTGATCGAGCGCGCCTCCTGGTGGGCCGAGATCTTCGAGACGCCCTGTGTCGCCTATGCGCCGGACGCCGAATCGATTGCAGCCCTGGTCGAGACCGGAGCGGAATTCGTCGCGCTCGGCGCCTGGGCCTTCGACGAAGCCTGCGACATTCGCGCGCTGGTGACGCAGGCCAATGTCGCCATCGCGGCCCACGCCGCCCGAAAGGCCGCGCGATGA
- a CDS encoding tetratricopeptide repeat protein has protein sequence MNRTCRGLVLAGLLLGTTAAAGAAEPDLAYGAYQAGHYRRALDEALKRVEADNNDAAAMTLLGEIYRLGLGVPESQRIATEWYDRAAARGDINAAYALASALLDERSGKRDPERAGTLLRKAAAAGHPAANYNLALALLATGKEEDDKRAVSCLEIAANAGIGDALMALGILAKQGRGLPQSEAKAAEWMAKASQAGNVPGEVEYAIMLFNGTGVAKDETAAAKLFLRAANQGNPIAQNRLARLYQSGRGIAPDSIEAAAWHLAARARGLDDAGLDQLFDRLSHEQQGRAAALAATRIEGAALTSPGQTSK, from the coding sequence ATGAACCGGACCTGCCGCGGCCTCGTGCTCGCCGGCTTGCTCCTGGGAACGACGGCCGCAGCCGGCGCCGCCGAGCCCGATCTGGCTTACGGCGCCTATCAGGCCGGCCATTACCGCCGCGCCCTGGACGAGGCGCTGAAACGCGTCGAGGCCGACAATAACGACGCCGCCGCCATGACCCTGCTCGGCGAGATCTATCGCCTGGGACTCGGCGTGCCCGAAAGCCAGAGGATCGCAACCGAATGGTATGACCGCGCAGCCGCGCGCGGCGACATCAACGCGGCTTATGCACTCGCATCCGCCCTCCTCGACGAGCGCAGCGGCAAGCGCGATCCCGAACGCGCCGGCACGCTGCTGCGCAAGGCCGCCGCCGCCGGCCACCCGGCCGCCAATTACAACCTCGCCCTCGCCTTGCTCGCGACGGGCAAGGAGGAGGACGACAAGCGCGCCGTCTCTTGCCTGGAGATTGCAGCGAATGCCGGTATCGGCGACGCGCTCATGGCGCTCGGCATCCTCGCCAAGCAGGGCCGCGGCCTGCCCCAGAGCGAGGCCAAGGCCGCCGAATGGATGGCCAAGGCATCCCAGGCCGGCAATGTGCCCGGCGAGGTCGAATACGCGATCATGCTGTTCAACGGCACCGGCGTCGCCAAGGACGAGACCGCCGCCGCCAAGCTCTTCCTGCGCGCCGCGAACCAGGGCAACCCGATCGCCCAGAACCGGCTGGCGCGGCTTTACCAGTCCGGCCGCGGCATTGCGCCCGACTCGATCGAGGCCGCAGCCTGGCACCTCGCCGCCCGCGCCCGGGGGCTGGACGATGCCGGTCTCGACCAGCTTTTCGACCGCCTCAGTCACGAGCAGCAGGGCCGCGCCGCGGCGCTCGCCGCGACCCGGATCGAAGGCGCGGCCTTGACGTCGCCCGGCCAGACGAGCAAGTGA